In Antedon mediterranea chromosome 10, ecAntMedi1.1, whole genome shotgun sequence, one genomic interval encodes:
- the LOC140061184 gene encoding uncharacterized protein isoform X1 yields MDWFGDNIKNLTGSVSGQLSSVASFTRDVLTEGTEEVSDQGAELKVFQDKIRELDALVIAQKQENERLNLINRELEEKAESSELQINTISQQYRNVLHEKQDELKELKQRQHEMENFHSMMTMSPTMTTSTSTSSLSGSKIPDSHDFDDVISSQHEINRLSKEVTRLQAECDKMRRLHGAHSEKSNFKIGGDDENTSIDEFSLHDRIKELENQLEKEVDNHQHELSILQDAHIQKQSNIKRQHKLELKDLQDRLDLLQDEGSSSGGSTPHSSPIHSPSSPSSIMDVDRLQSELRESQHSLQKLRKDRQHLEESNKRLKVDLEQTRLVEKEKARTLQVLNRQLEAIQTEKNALFNDNEQFRKEKKDLREKLNTLQTENANIKGDKRKLEQSAESKEQEMQLVNSKLHTLQDKVKVQEDELDELRGDNDKVREDLYTTKQRLLAALDASHVSTSTMRQELRHARNKFSSNAMIRRTKLLREKQVIVNKMIDIGEQVSESKSAVASLHAASSQMKSETSGMIGDLGDTEMQDLTSELVDTLEVENQLLREQVVKLENEVSDLNQSCSSLAGDKKECENLIVQLKQNLHRDELFNSQAGLDSETESVARPPLEEHVVQHIQYKRPRSPSDSSTETGESAKTGVETMDASSDGERRLVEGSDSISFDGEYDDSIMFTSMKQRFPEAAHVIQQQIEQFEMFQADWTMEKQALEDVVVHMRAQMKEKDMQMKQNITAQEGLLQVENEKQDKLQEQMSQLKTELSALEDKYTSLQSENESLQETQNISKEQSKELSLSFSEQTEIIDNLEEENMKMTTQLKEYLSNIESLQTEIKKHKVENEKDKQQLVEITRERIDQQKAIEELDQQHQDAISQVVLARDDLAKQVENLTSEMFTAKKQLGEANQRTNTNENQIKEIEDLTNKLSEERIKQQHLEEECANKTSELASLQQELQEQKVLSIETESSKKIMEETTRNLQEKIFQLKEERKNEKESEDRLDKLNEELSKLHKELSERVEMVSDKEKEISFLNDKIEALDAELVEIVQEKDRLNVSLVESGDKLQSLSTSKDDLQKVVSNLEMDLEITQTENETLKSDLLNKSKQFEVAMNEISESKDGTDAGEVEKHHLVQSKYQKETKVEELENQLAEMSQDLQETNDMLTSTLENNKKLSDVLKEKEEDIKSLAGENLFLQNTVEKQKTKLTEGVSVKEQKQQLEEIVEKYEEEKKMLNTELLEAQRKLQATPEREIRENQTLGIITELESEVETLRIEVKVKNSELLKIQNEMMGAKEQFEGQQDSLNDSRQMAEDLKELLQEKEKEFIEMNEQLNSRNQILDSFEEDGSLNNSIVLEKEAEINGLQKKLQQLTQDIDVYKETLLKKEEERNELLNQVDEAARDLANKDQILDNTKDEFENQIVTMESILTTSTEKLENISRELQIKDDNLSQVKFRMDKLVKEKDDDIQKLIEENEILKRELQDKQKDILELQTTAHLQVISNGTKDQSGLSDNEKQFEKIIKEREREISGLKEKVSVLTNLLDEKSKSVMGNSVLVDLHKAQMQVKTFEAERNQMMTVLNEKTRECSNLKNEVHRLLRVVSTDKNALDKAMEDNHNMVEKMKGPNNDMRKEALQNLSRLVQDKDLEIEALKLKNESLLQVLQTQNPEKTSDVSNLVMENSNLQKSNTVLIEERDQLVVSIHQKHQESLAYYEEVQRLAGIISTENQNHSSTKLQVQELTKDSQQKELELSTIKFELEDKNNLVIQLQDDLEKRRLSFSSLENDFSNLNGSYLEIENVKKDLESKLSASLFESENQSIISSALKEKEIEIIELRKVVDELNKSLAQGNNVVENVDQLDSASPPINVTSSLPLETNSVDAAELKAKEEEIESLKEKLEDMTNMQEIIKCLENELSEEKVYLQDLNVKFKEKTHDIKKKSDDIAMLKEQIDIQNQALMDKDSMTQNRSQELHEVRNHLKAREIELQTLIKQKETLQFELEGFRLEVEGHKKENLNLQHAIHNKDAECRQIQDVCNRMSAEIQEKNFEITTLKEKSATLRKLVDDDSNNHGQMQDLLRETEAMQKQAALFQQERDQVLLALQTKQAEMGSVQQQVQTISEKNQRLEKELSRLRNHLIEMEDSYTRDALQAEEREKELRNRIAVAEERAISSSTDVQKASFEATAQIESLLDQLHAITAQKEDAHIQLAAAHEQIQQYADSMANLEMVLEQFQQEKDAVMQTEIEQHQKRARDKERAAQLLLKQNDELKNKLEETKEALNGAMRLNEQLDNKEELIKKLKEEVYKKEEQAEEYHQKLIDFNTMNGSKVDKPLIRNLVVGYFTTPDAKKSQVLKLIGSVLEFSDSELQRVGAQGHEHKGWLSGLWSKPATPPPPSPRTTAANTSFMEQFVSFLETESTPMKKLRLPVEDMIKDEPRTPAFNPFSAPIPKESPFIRNTAPKSSGDRPPGFLQPTIAPVPMFSAVPVTPKTTLDTRSATPPQKGNILKEVLNN; encoded by the exons ATGGATTGGTTTGGAGATAATATAAAGAATCTAACAGGTTCTGTAAGTGGGCAATTGAGCAGTGTTGCTAGCTTCACAAGGGATGTTTTGACAGAGGGAACTGAAGAAGTCAGTG ATCAAGGTGCAGAACTGAAAGTTTTTCAAGATAAAATACGAGAATTGGATGCATTAGTGATAGCCCAAAAGCAAGAA AATGAAAGACTGAATTTAATCAATAGAGAACTTGAAGAGAAGGCAGAATCATCGGAACTACAAATTAACACAATATCTCAGCAGTACAGAAATGTCCTGCATGAAAAACAA GATGAACTAAAAGAGCTAAAGCAGAGACAACATGAAATGGAGAATTTCCATTCAATGATGACAATGTCACCAACAATGACAACTAGTACTTCCACAAGTTCTTTATCTGGATCTAAGATTCCTGATAGTCATGACTTTGACGATGTCATCTCCTCTCAACATGAGATCAACCGTCTGTCCAAAGAGGTTACAAGACTGCAGGCAGAATGTGACAAGATGAGACGACTACATGGTGCTCATTCAGAAAAA TCTAATTTTAAAATTGGCGGTGACGATGAAAACACAAGTATAGATGAATTTAGTTTACATGATCGAATAAAG GAACTTGAAAATCAATTAGAAAAAGAAGTAGACAACCATCAACATGAACTGTCAATTCTACAAGACGCCCACATACAAAAACAATCAAATATTAAACGGCAACATAAATTAGAACTAAAAGACCTTCAGGATAGATTAGATCTTTTACAAGACGAAGGATCATCATCAGGGGGTAGCACGCCACACTCGTCACCGATTCACTCACCCTCCAGTCCGTCAAGTATAATGGACGTTGATCGGTTACAGAGTGAATTACGAGAATCTCAACATTCCTTGCAGAAATTACGGAAAGATAGACAACATTTAGAAGAGTCGAATAAACGGCTAAAAGTTGATCTTGAACAAACAAGACTGGTTGAAAAGGAGAAAGCAAGAACGTTGCAAGTTCTTAATAGACAATTAGAAGCCATACAAACAGAGAAAAATGCTTTGTTTAATGATAATGAGCAGTTCCGAAAAGAAAAGAAGGATTTGAGGGAGAAATTGAACACTTTACAAACGGAAAATGCAAATATAAAGGGAGATAAAAGAAAACTTGAACAGTCTGCAGAGAGTAAAGAACAAGAAATGCAGTTGGTTAACAGTAAGCTTCATACGCTTCAagataaggtcaaag TTCAAGAAGATGAATTGGATGAGCTACGTGGAGATAATGATAAGGTGCGAGAAGACTTGTACACTACTAAACAAAGATTATTGGCTGCACTGGATGCTAGTCAT GTTAGTACAAGTACAATGAGACAAGAGCTGAGACATGCTAGAAATAAATTTAGTAGTAACGCCATGATTAGGCGTACAAAACTACTGAGAGAAAAACAAGTCATCGTTAATAAGATGATAGACATTGGGGAGCAG GTATCTGAAAGTAAGAGTGCTGTTGCTAGCCTCCATGCAGCCAGTTCTCAGATGAAATCTGAAACATCTGGAATGATAGGAGATCTTGGTGACACCGAAATGCAAGATCTTACTTCTGAACTTGTGGACACTCTGGAAGTAGAGAACCAGTTGCTACGCGAACAGGTTGTAAAACTAGAAAACGAAGTGTCGGATCTTAACCAGTCGTGTTCATCCCTTGCTGGGGATAAGAAGGAATGTGAAAATCTGATTGTTCAACTTAAACAGAATCTTCATAGAGATGAGTTGTTCAATTCTCAAGCTGGACTGGACAGTGAAACCGAAAGTGTTGCTAGGCCGCCTCTTGAGGAACATGTTGTGCAGCACATACAGTATAAACGCCCCAGATCTCCTTCCGACTCAAGCACAGAAACTGGAGAGTCTGCCAAGACTGGCGTCGAAACCATGGATGCTAGTAGCGATGGAGAGCGTAGATTGGTGGAAGGGTCAGATTCTATTAGCTTTGATGGAGAGTATGATGATTCCATCATGTTCACTTCTATGAAACAAAG ATTTCCAGAAGCTGCCCATGTCATTCAACAACAAATTGAACAGTTTGAAATGTTTCAAGCTGATTGGACGATGGAGAAACAAGCTCTGGAGGATGTTGTTGTCCATATGAGAGCACAGATGAAAGAGAAAGATATGCAGATGAAGCAGAACATCACTGCTCAAGAG GGGCTACTCCAAGTTGAAAACGAAAAGCAAGACAAACTACAAGAACAAATGAGCCAACTTAAAACTGAACTTTCAGCATTAGAAGACAAATATACTAGCTTACAATcagaaaatgaaagtttgcaaGAAACTCAG AATATTTCTAAGGAGCAGTCTAAGGAACTATCTCTGAGCTTTAGCGAACAAACtgaaataattgataatttagaagaagaaaatatgaaaatgacTACTCAACTAAAAGAGTATTTAAGCAATATTGAAAGCCTGCAAACAGAAATTAAGAAACATAAAgtagaaaatgaaaaagataaaCAACAGTTAGTTGAAATCACTCGGGAAAGAATTGATCAGCAAAAGGCTATTGAGGAGCTGGACCAGCAACATCAAGATGCAATCTCGCAAGTTGTTTTAGCAAGAGATGATCTTGCAAAACAAGTCGAAAATCTCACTTCAGAAATGTTTACTGCAAAAAAACAGTTGGGAGAAGCTAATCAAAGAACAAACACAAACGAAaatcaaataaaagaaattgaagatTTAACTAACAAATTAAGCGAAGAAAGGATTAAACAACAGCATTTGGAGGAAGAATGTGCAAATAAAACCAGCGAATTAGCCTCACTTCAACAAGAACTTCAGGAACAAAAGGTCTTGTCTATTGAAACTGAGAGTTCTAAGAAAATCATGGAAGAAACAACTAGAAATCTTCAAGAAAAAATATTCCAACTAAAAGAAGAGAGAAAAAACGAAAAAGAATCTGAGGACAGACTTGACAAATTAAATGAGGAATTGTCTAAACTACACAAAGAATTGAGTGAAAGAGTGGAAATGGTATCtgataaagaaaaagaaatttcGTTTCTTAATGATAAGATAGAAGCACTTGATGCTGAACTTGTAGAGATTGTTCAAGAGAAAGATAGGCTAAATGTCTCATTAGTAGAAAGTGGAGATAAACTTCAAAGTCTCTCTACATCAAAAGATGATCTCCAAAAAGTTGTTTCTAATCTTGAGATGGAccttgaaatcactcaaactgaaaatgaaacattgaaaAGTGATCTGCTCAACAAATCTAAACAATTTGAAGTTGCAATGAATGAAATTTCTGAAAGTAAAGACGGAACTGATGCTGGAGAAGTTGAAAAACATCATCTTGTACAATCGAAGTATCAGAAAGAAACTAAGGTTGAAGAGTTAGAAAATCAATTAGCAGAAATGTCACAAGATCTTCAAGAAACGAACGATATGCTGACATCTACTCTTGAAAACAACAAGAAATTATCGGATGTACttaaagaaaaagaagaggACATTAAGAGTTTGGCTGGAGAAAATTTATTTCTTCAAAATACTGTCgaaaaacagaaaacaaagtTGACAGAAGGCGTAAGTGTGAAAGAACAGAAGCAACAGTTAGAAGAGATTGTAGAGAAGTATGAAGAAGAAAAGAAGATGTTGAATACTGAACTTCTTGAAGCTCAAAGAAAATTACAAGCAACTCCCGAACGTGAAATTAGAGAAAATCAAACATTGGGAATTATTACAGAATTAGAATCTGAAGTTGAAACATTGCGAATTGAAGTAAAGGTTAAGAATTCTGAAttgttaaaaattcaaaatgaaatgaTGGGTGCAAAAGAGCAATTTGAAGGACAACAAGATAGTTTGAATGACTCAAGACAGATGGCAGAAGATCTTAAAGAACTATTACAAGAGAAAGAAAAAGAATTTATTGAAATGAATGAACAACTAAATTCAAGAAATCAAATTCTGGATTCCTTTGAAGAAGATGGCAGCCTGAATAACTCAATTGTATTAGAAAAAGAGGCAGAAATAAATGGATTACAGAAGAAACTTCAACAACTAACACAAGACATTGATGTTTACAAAGAAACATTATtgaagaaagaagaagaaagaaatGAGTTATTAAACCAAGTTGATGAAGCAGCCAGGGATCTTGCAAATAAAGACCAAATTTTAGATAATACTAAAGATGAATTTGAAAATCAAATTGTAACGATGGAATCAATTTTAACAACCTCAACTGAAAAACTGGAAAACATATCAAGAGAACTGCAAATCAAAGACGATAACCTATCTCAAGTTAAATTCCGCATGGATAAACTTGTAAAGGAAAAGGACGATGACATCCAGAAGTTGATAGAAGAAAATGAGATTCTGAAAAGAGAGTTACAAGATAAACAAAAAGATATCCTCGAGTTACAGACAACAGCCCATCTTCAAGTTATATCCAATGGAACCAAAGACCAATCAGGACTTAGTGACaatgaaaaacaatttgaaaagaTCATCAAAGAAAGAGAAAGAGAGATTTCAGGCTTAAAAGAAAAAGTGTCAGTGCTAACTAATCTACTAGATGAGAAATCAAAATCAGTTATGGGTAACAGTGTACTGGTTGATCTTCATAAAGCACAGATGCAAGTGAAGACATTTGAAGCAGAACGAAACCAGATGATGACGGTTTTAAATGAGAAGACAAGGGAGTGTAGTAATTTAAAGAATGAAGTTCATAGACTTCTTAGAGTTGTTTCCACAGATAAAAATGCCTTAGATAAAGCTATGGAAGACAATCACAATATGGTAGAAAAAATGAAAGGACCAAATAATGACATGAGAAAAGAAGCTTTACAGAATTTATCTAGACTGGTTCAAGACAAAGATTTAGAAATTGAAGcgttgaaattaaaaaatgaatctCTTTTACAAGTATTGCAAACACAGAATCCTGAAAAAACCAGCGATGTATCAAATCTTGTGATGGAAAATAGTAATTTGCAAAAGTCAAATACAGTGCTCATTGAAGAAAGAGATCAGCTAGTTGTCAGTATTCATCAGAAGCATCAAGAAAGTCTTGCATATTATGAAGAAGTACAAAGACTTGCTGGTATTATTTCAACAGAGAACCAAAATCACAGCAGCACTAAACTTCAGGTACAGGAATTAACAAAAGACTCTCAGCAAAAAGAATTGGAGTTATCAACAattaaatttgaacttgaagATAAAAACAATTTGGTCATACAACTTCAAGATGATCTAGAAAAACGTAGATTGTCGTTTTCTTCATTGGAAAACGATTTCAGTAATTTAAATGGCAGTTACTTGGAAATTGAGAATGTTAAGAAAGATCTCGAATCAAAGCTTTCTGCATCTCTTTTTGAATCAGAAAATCAAAGTATAATCTCAAGTGCtcttaaagaaaaagaaatagaGATTATTGAACTCAGAAAAGTAGTAGATGAACTTAATAAAAGTTTAGCTCAAGGAAATAATGTTGTAGAAAATGTTGACCAATTAGATAGTGCTTCTCCTCCGATTAATGTAACCTCAAGTTTACCTCTTGAAACCAATTCTGTTGATGCAGCTGAACTTAAAGCAAAAGAAGAGGAAATAGAATCCTTAAAAGAGAAACTAGAAGACATGACAAATATGCAGGAAATTATCAAATGTTTAGAAAATGAACTGAGTGAAGAAAAAGTATATTTACAAGATTTGaatgtaaaatttaaagaaaaaactcATGATATTAAGAAGAAATCTGATGATATAGCAATGTTGAAAGAGCAAATTGATATTCAGAATCAGGCTTTAATGGATAAAGATAGTATGACACAGAATAGATCACAAGAACTACATGAAGTTAGAAACCACTTAAAGGCCAGAGAAATCGAGttgcaaacattgataaaacaGAAAGAGACCTTACAATTTGAGTTAGAAGGTTTCCGTCTAGAGGTCGAAGGTCATAAAAAAGAGAACTTGAATCTTCAACATGCTATTCATAACAAGGATGCGGAGTGCCGCCAGATTCAAGACGTCTGCAACCGAATGTCAGCTGAGATTCAAGAGAAAAACTTTGAAATCACAACTTTGAAAGAGAAGTCCGCAACTCTACGAAAGCTGGTAGATGATGATAGTAATAACCACGGACAGATGCAGGATCTTTTAAGGGAGACTGAAGCAATGCAGAAGCAGGCTGCTTTATTCCAGCAAGAGAGAGATCAAGTTCTGTTGGCGTTGCAGACAAAACAAGCTGAGATGGGCTCAGTACAGCAACAA GTTCAAACAATAAGTGAAAAGAATCAACGATTAGAAAAAGAATTAAGTCGCTTGCGAAACCATCTCATTGAAATGGAAGATTCGTATACGAGAGATGCGCTGCAGGCAGAGGAACGTGAAAAAGAGCTAAGAAACCGCATAGCAGTAGCAGAGGAGAGAGCCATATCAAGCTCTACTGATGTTCAAAAAGCAAG TTTTGAAGCCACTGCTCAGATTGAGAGCTTACTTGACCAACTGCACGCAATAACTGCTCAGAAGGAAGACGCTCATATCCAGTTGGCAGCAGCTCATGAGCAAATACAACAGTATGCAGACTCGATGGCCAATCTAGAGATGGTATTGGAGCAGTTCCAACAAG AAAAAGATGCTGTGATGCAGACAGAAATTGAGCAGCATCAAAAAAGAGCAAGAGACAAAGAGAGAGCGGCTCAATTATTACTTAAGCAGAATGATGAACTTAAAAACAAACTTGAAGAGACCAAAGAAGCTCTGAATGGTGCGATGCGCTTGAATGAACAACTTGATAACAAAGAGGAGTTAATCAAGAAATTAAAAGAAGAAG tgTATAAGAAAGAAGAGCAAGCGGAGGAGTATCACCAGAAATTGATAGATTTCAACACAATGAATGGCTCCAAAGTAGACAA aCCTTTGATTCGTAATCTAGTTGTTGGATATTTCACAACGCCCGATGCTAAGAAATCCCAAGTTTTGAAGTTGATAGGCAGCGTTCTAGAATTCTCAGACAGCGAACTACAGAGAGTTGGAGCACAAGGCCATGAACATAAAGGCTGGTTGTCAGGGCTTTGGTCAAAACCAGCAACTCCACCGCCACCATCCCCACGCACTACAGCTGCAAACACG tcTTTCATGGAACAGTTTGTTTCATTCCTGGAAACCGAATCAACGCCAATGAAGAAACTACGTCTACCAGTCGAGGACATGATAAAAGACGAACCACGAACACCAGCATTTAATCCATTCTCCGCCCCAATCCCCAAAGAATCCCCCTTCATCAGGAACACAGCACCAAAATCATCCGGTGACAGGCCACCAGGGTTTTTGCAACCAACAATCGCACCTGTACCGATGTTCTCTGCCGTACCGGTAACCCCAAAGACGACGTTAGACACGAGAAGCGCTACACCACCACAGAAGGGAAATATACTAAAAGAAGTActgaacaattaa